A region of Aquila chrysaetos chrysaetos chromosome 13, bAquChr1.4, whole genome shotgun sequence DNA encodes the following proteins:
- the ZFP36L2 gene encoding mRNA decay activator protein ZFP36L2: MSTTLLSAFYDIDFLCKTEKSLTNLSSMLDKKAVGTPVTPPSSSFAPGFLRRHSTSNLPALAGGSKFPSPTGSSSSSTSSSSSSSSTSSSSSSSFGSLKETGSGGGGSSSPTALLNKENKFRDRSFSENGERSQHLMQQLQQQQQQQAAAAGKGGGSGGGGAPINSTRYKTELCRPFEESGACKYGEKCQFAHGFHELRSLTRHPKYKTELCRTFHTIGFCPYGPRCHFIHNADERRPAPGGGTAAAPPAAAAAAGPHHHPHHPPPHPAGSTGDLRAFAPRDHPLGGGGGGFGHPRGGERPKLHHSLSFSGFSAHHHHHHHHPHPHGAAPPPPPPPGGRLDAALLESPGGSRTPPPPASASYCEELLSPPCANNAFAFSGQELGSLIAPLALHTQNFAAAAAAAAAAAAYYRCQQQPPPPPGGGCPPPPASPPFSFQPLRRLSESPVFDAPPSPPDSLSDRESYLSGSLSSGSLSGSESPSLDSGRRLPIFSRLSISDD; encoded by the coding sequence aCGGAGAAGTCCCTGACCAACCTCAGCAGCATGCTGGACAAGAAGGCCGTGGGGACCCCGGTGAcgccccccagctccagcttcGCGCCGGGCTTCCTGCGGCGGCACTCGACCAGCAACCTGCCGGCGCTGGCCGGCGGCTCCAAgttccccagccccactggctccagctcttcctccacctcctcctcctcctcctcctcctccacgtcctcctcctcctcctcctcgttcGGCAGCCTGAAGGAGACGGGCTCCGGCggaggcggcagcagcagccccacgGCCCTGCTCAACAAGGAGAACAAGTTCCGGGACCGCTCCTTCAGCGAGAACGGCGAGCGCAGCCAGCACCTcatgcagcagctccagcagcagcagcagcagcaggcggcggcggccggcaaGGGGGGcggctccggcggcggcggggcccccATCAACTCGACGCGCTACAAGACGGAGCTGTGCCGCCCCTTCGAGGAGAGCGGCGCCTGCAAGTACGGCGAGAAGTGCCAGTTCGCCCACGGCTTCCACGAGCTGCGGAGCCTCACCCGCCACCCCAAGTACAAGACCGAGCTCTGCCGCACCTTCCACACCATCGGCTTCTGCCCCTACGGCCCGCGCTGCCACTTCATCCACAACGCCGACGAGCGCCGCCCGGCGCCCGGCGGGGGCACGGCCGCCGCCCCCCcagccgcggccgccgccgcggggccgcaCCACCACCCGCACCACCCGCCCCCGCACCCCGCCGGCAGCACCGGCGATCTCCGCGCCTTCGCCCCCCGCGACCACCCgctgggcggcggcggcggcggcttcGGGCACCCGCGCGGCGGCGAGCGGCCCAAGCTGCACCACAGCCTGAGCTTCTCCGGCTTCTCcgcccaccaccaccaccaccaccaccacccgcaCCCCCAcggcgccgccccgccgccgccgccgccgcccggcggcCGCCTGGACGCCGCCCTGCTGGAGAGCCCGGGCGGGTCGCgcacgccgccgccgcccgcctccgcCTCCTACTGCGAGGAGCTGCTCTCGCCGCCCTGCGCCAACAACGCCTTCGCCTTCTcggggcaggagctgggcagccTCATCGCCCCGCTCGCCCTCCACACCCAGAActtcgccgccgccgccgccgcggccgccgccgccgccgcctaCTAccgctgccagcagcagccgccgccgccgcccggcgggggctgcccgccgccccccgcctcaCCGCCCTTCAGCTTCCAGCCCCTCCGCCGCCTCTCCGAGTCGCCCGTCTTCGACGCGCCGCCCAGCCCCCCGGACTCCCTCTCCGACCGGGAGAGCTACCTGAGCGGCTCCCTCAGCTCCGGCTCCCTCAGCGGCTCCGAGTCGCCCAGCCTGGACTCGGGCCGCCGCCTGCCCATCTTCAGCCGCCTCTCCATCTCCGACGACtag